In Vicingus serpentipes, the following are encoded in one genomic region:
- a CDS encoding ChaN family lipoprotein, with amino-acid sequence MRVKLIILTFLAIALTSFKDGKRAYKIFDQNGKKMSYEKLLKKVAEADVILFGELHNNPINHWLQYELTKDIYNKYNDFLALGAEMYEADNQLIINEYLGGHIDYKTLKSEAKLWPNDETDYNPLLDFAVRNQLTFVATNIPRRYAKMVSKQGFKAFNHLSDEAKKYIAPLPLKYDDKLPGYVEMKKMAAHGHGMNGDFLAQAQASKDATMAHFILKNWVEGRTFIHYNGAYHSNNYEGILWYLKQANPDLKVATISCVEQKVLDALDEENKSLAHFIIATPETMTKTH; translated from the coding sequence ATGCGAGTAAAATTAATTATACTAACCTTTTTGGCAATAGCACTTACCTCTTTTAAAGATGGTAAAAGAGCTTATAAAATTTTTGACCAAAACGGGAAAAAAATGAGCTATGAGAAGCTACTAAAAAAAGTAGCTGAAGCTGATGTAATTTTATTTGGTGAATTACATAACAATCCAATAAATCATTGGTTACAATATGAATTAACTAAAGATATTTACAATAAATACAATGATTTTCTAGCACTAGGAGCCGAGATGTATGAGGCGGACAACCAACTAATAATTAACGAATATTTAGGTGGTCATATTGACTATAAAACATTAAAAAGTGAGGCAAAACTTTGGCCAAATGATGAAACAGATTATAATCCATTACTTGATTTTGCAGTAAGAAATCAATTAACTTTTGTTGCAACAAACATCCCTAGAAGATATGCTAAAATGGTTAGTAAACAAGGATTTAAAGCCTTTAATCATTTATCTGACGAAGCTAAAAAATACATTGCTCCATTGCCTTTAAAGTATGATGACAAACTACCTGGTTATGTAGAAATGAAAAAAATGGCTGCTCACGGACATGGAATGAATGGTGATTTTCTAGCACAAGCACAGGCAAGTAAAGATGCAACTATGGCTCATTTTATTTTAAAAAACTGGGTAGAAGGAAGAACCTTTATTCATTACAATGGTGCTTACCACTCTAATAATTATGAAGGCATTTTGTGGTATTTAAAACAAGCTAACCCTGATTTAAAAGTGGCTACCATTAGTTGTGTTGAACAAAAAGTATTGGACGCTTTAGATGAAGAAAACAAAAGTTTAGCGCATTTTATTATCGCTACTCCTGAAACAATGACTAAAACACATTAG
- a CDS encoding twitch domain-containing radical SAM protein — translation MDFTSNKHFCILPWIHLHVSQSGKVHPCCNNNRYLGDVKTNSIKEIWDGEQFNDLREQFKNNTPDKRCSHCYNIEKSGKESLRQISNRKYKKDIDRIQNNNAEPIYLDIRFSNICNFKCKTCWHGNSSAWFNEGSKRNASDERIIKAFTNNFDELFEYIDNVEEIYFAGGEPLIMEEHYLILEELEKRNLVNTKLRYNTNFSILNFKEKSILEIWKKFKHVHVSASIDGTFSLGEEIREGFNWNQFLANRKKMLQICPEIYFEITPTVSTLNILNLPELHQYLVKNKLLDVNNIYLNFLERPLIYNLKSLPIDTKEEAVNIIKAHINWLNKKNANNLIINEFKHTLNYL, via the coding sequence ATGGATTTTACTTCTAATAAACATTTTTGCATTCTCCCTTGGATTCATTTGCATGTATCCCAATCAGGTAAGGTACACCCATGCTGTAATAATAACAGGTATTTAGGAGACGTTAAAACCAATTCTATAAAAGAGATTTGGGATGGGGAACAATTTAATGATTTAAGAGAACAGTTTAAAAACAATACTCCAGACAAGAGATGTTCTCATTGCTATAATATTGAAAAATCAGGCAAGGAGAGTTTACGACAAATTTCAAATAGAAAGTATAAAAAAGATATAGATAGGATTCAAAACAATAATGCCGAACCTATTTATTTAGACATTCGATTTTCAAATATTTGCAATTTTAAATGTAAAACTTGTTGGCACGGAAACAGTTCAGCATGGTTTAATGAAGGCAGTAAAAGGAATGCATCCGATGAAAGAATAATTAAAGCTTTTACCAATAATTTTGATGAATTATTTGAATACATCGACAACGTTGAAGAAATTTATTTTGCAGGTGGAGAGCCTCTTATAATGGAGGAACACTATTTAATTTTAGAAGAACTAGAAAAAAGAAATTTAGTTAATACCAAACTTAGATACAACACTAATTTTTCTATTCTGAATTTTAAAGAAAAAAGTATTCTAGAAATCTGGAAAAAATTTAAACACGTTCATGTGAGTGCTAGCATTGACGGAACTTTTTCGCTAGGAGAAGAAATACGAGAAGGATTTAATTGGAATCAATTTTTAGCGAATAGAAAAAAAATGCTCCAGATTTGCCCTGAAATTTATTTCGAAATTACTCCAACAGTTAGTACGCTAAATATTTTAAATTTACCAGAGCTTCATCAGTATTTAGTTAAAAATAAACTTTTAGACGTGAACAATATTTACCTTAATTTTTTGGAACGACCTTTGATTTACAATTTAAAATCGCTGCCTATTGATACAAAAGAAGAAGCTGTAAACATCATTAAAGCACACATCAACTGGCTAAATAAAAAAAATGCTAACAACTTAATAATCAATGAATTTAAACACACTTTAAACTACTTATAA